Proteins encoded by one window of Candidatus Terasakiella magnetica:
- the ccmB gene encoding heme exporter protein CcmB, which translates to MGRFISIVRRDLRLALRQGSDSVMVVMFFVLTVVLFPFGIGPEGNILARVASGVIFVAALLASMLSLERLFQTDYEDGSLELLTLSPLPLEVIVLAKITAHWLTTGLPLMIASPLLAVLMNMDSNGFSMLMLALLLGTPVLSLIGAIGAALVLGSRRGGVLISLLVLPLFVPVLIFGVGLIEAAIGGFAVKSQILILSGILFACLALCPFAAAAAVRQSVE; encoded by the coding sequence ATGGGACGTTTCATTTCAATCGTTCGACGCGACCTGCGTCTTGCCCTGCGCCAAGGCAGTGACAGTGTCATGGTGGTGATGTTCTTCGTACTCACCGTTGTGCTCTTTCCCTTTGGCATTGGCCCAGAAGGCAATATTCTTGCCCGCGTGGCAAGCGGGGTGATTTTTGTAGCGGCCCTTTTGGCCTCAATGCTGTCGTTGGAGCGCCTGTTTCAAACCGATTATGAAGATGGCTCGCTTGAGCTTTTGACGCTCTCGCCCCTGCCTTTAGAAGTGATTGTGCTGGCAAAAATTACTGCACATTGGTTGACCACGGGCTTACCCTTGATGATTGCCTCGCCTTTGCTGGCTGTGCTGATGAATATGGATAGCAATGGCTTTTCCATGTTGATGCTGGCCTTGTTGCTTGGCACACCTGTACTCAGCCTAATCGGGGCTATTGGGGCTGCACTTGTTTTAGGCTCGCGTCGTGGTGGGGTGTTGATTTCGCTTTTGGTTTTACCACTTTTTGTCCCGGTGCTGATTTTCGGTGTGGGCCTGATTGAAGCGGCCATTGGCGGTTTTGCAGTGAAGTCCCAAATCCTGATACTGTCCGGTATCTTGTTTGCTTGTCTCGCGCTTTGCCCGTTTGCTGCGGCTGCGGCCGTCAGACAATCGGTAGAATAA
- a CDS encoding FkbM family methyltransferase — translation MTKVPFDFVINHQNKDHHLKFLFDTDQMSQNHILNCLNKNNVYEPELLFLFLRVLRSGDTFLDIGAHVGFFSVLAGHLVGAEGKGISVEPMAENHQAFEHNISLNGFDHVELVKGIISDENGESQIFFNADNDGGHSLWDPGTHEFNQKSRENPTQRPVHSRTLMSLLQSNRIRKVKLAKIDTEGAEVKILSASQNVLKIGQIDFIACELNPSALEAMGYHQKDLYDCVRACGYEVYIPKEDGSLPQLLPEGKYIQTQYAMNVVFTKPELIAQYW, via the coding sequence ATGACTAAGGTTCCATTTGATTTTGTCATCAATCATCAGAATAAAGACCATCATCTGAAATTTCTGTTTGATACGGATCAGATGAGTCAGAACCATATTCTGAATTGCCTGAACAAAAACAATGTCTATGAGCCGGAACTGCTCTTTTTATTTTTGCGCGTTTTAAGAAGCGGCGATACTTTTTTAGACATCGGTGCCCATGTGGGGTTTTTCTCGGTTTTAGCCGGGCATCTGGTCGGGGCTGAAGGCAAAGGCATTTCTGTTGAGCCCATGGCTGAAAATCACCAAGCCTTTGAGCATAACATCTCTCTTAATGGGTTTGACCATGTGGAGCTGGTGAAGGGCATCATCTCTGATGAAAATGGCGAAAGCCAGATTTTCTTTAATGCCGATAATGATGGTGGGCATTCTTTATGGGACCCGGGAACCCATGAGTTTAATCAGAAATCGCGAGAAAACCCGACCCAGCGCCCGGTGCACTCACGCACACTCATGTCCTTGCTGCAAAGCAACCGCATTCGAAAAGTCAAACTTGCCAAGATTGATACGGAAGGCGCTGAGGTTAAAATCCTCTCTGCCAGCCAGAATGTGTTGAAGATCGGACAGATTGATTTCATCGCCTGCGAGCTGAACCCAAGTGCGCTTGAAGCCATGGGATATCATCAAAAAGACCTCTATGACTGTGTGCGCGCCTGTGGCTATGAGGTCTATATCCCTAAAGAAGATGGCAGCCTGCCTCAGCTCTTGCCTGAAGGTAAATATATCCAGACCCAATATGCCATGAATGTAGTGTTCACCAAGCCCGAACTCATTGCCCAATATTGGTGA
- the ccmA gene encoding heme ABC exporter ATP-binding protein CcmA: MASFTGQDLVCIRGERLVFAKLDFTLESGGCLTLIGHNGAGKSSLLRMMAGLLSPASGVMSWEGEPVSQDMDEHRERLHYVGHHDAIKPVLSVEENLKFWAGLRSDASKAQANFKEALDIFSIGHLIDVPGRFLSAGQKRRANLARIIASKSPLWLLDEPTTALDKESIKKLEDVIEAHREKGGMVVLSTHSDMNIKDQQVLNVGDFTAARGHESASLLAEGI; encoded by the coding sequence ATGGCATCTTTTACAGGACAGGATCTGGTCTGTATCCGTGGGGAACGCCTTGTCTTTGCAAAACTGGATTTCACCCTTGAAAGTGGCGGTTGCCTCACCCTTATTGGTCATAATGGGGCGGGTAAATCGTCTCTCTTGCGCATGATGGCAGGCTTGTTAAGCCCCGCAAGTGGCGTGATGAGCTGGGAAGGAGAACCCGTTTCACAAGATATGGATGAACACCGCGAGCGTTTGCATTATGTAGGACACCATGATGCCATCAAACCTGTTTTGAGTGTGGAAGAAAATCTTAAATTCTGGGCAGGTTTGCGCAGTGATGCCTCAAAAGCCCAAGCCAATTTTAAAGAAGCGCTGGATATTTTCTCAATCGGTCACTTAATTGATGTGCCGGGGCGTTTTTTATCAGCCGGGCAAAAACGCCGCGCTAACCTTGCGCGTATTATCGCCTCAAAATCACCGCTGTGGTTATTGGATGAACCAACCACCGCGCTTGATAAAGAATCCATTAAAAAGCTCGAAGATGTAATTGAAGCGCACCGTGAAAAAGGCGGTATGGTCGTGCTTTCCACACATTCTGATATGAATATCAAAGACCAGCAGGTTTTAAACGTCGGTGATTTTACAGCCGCGCGCGGGCATGAAAGTGCCTCGCTTTTGGCAGAGGGGATATAA